One part of the Aspergillus luchuensis IFO 4308 DNA, chromosome 5, nearly complete sequence genome encodes these proteins:
- a CDS encoding uncharacterized protein (COG:O;~EggNog:ENOG410PK6V;~InterPro:IPR027417,IPR000641,IPR003959;~PFAM:PF00004;~go_function: GO:0005524 - ATP binding [Evidence IEA];~go_function: GO:0016887 - ATPase activity [Evidence IEA]): MVGLDNVTERVRQLHRQAKMKAQRMSIGQPIRTISLNETLMGPLGTGKTTFATLYGRILNDLGLLPRDDIIRKAESGLIGKDIGETAERVQNAIHEAEGNVLINDDAYALWGGGKNPNPLHKAAIDTLVNCVSESRTSYQCILLVDYEYELREMFRHVNPGLPSTFPM, encoded by the exons ATGGTCGGCCTGGATAATGTGACGGAGCGAGTACGCCAGTTGCACAGACAGGCAAAGATGAAGGCTCAGCGAATGAGCATCGGTCAACCCATTCGAACCATTTCATTGAATGAGACCCTCATGGGCCCCCTAGGGACCGGTAAAACTACGTTTGCCACCCTATATGGCCGCATCTTAAACGACTTAGGATTGCTACCTAGAGACGATA taATCCGCAAAGCTGAGTCCGGGCTGATCGGTAAGGATATCGGAGAGACGGCGGAACGGGTTCAAAACGCCATTCATGAAGCCGAAGGGAATGTCCTGATCAATGACGATGCCTATGCCCTGTGGGGCGGAGGGAAGAACCCGAATCCGCTCCACAAAGCAGCTATTGACACCTTAGTAAACTGTGTCTCGGAAAGTCGGACATCATATCAGTGTATTCTGCTCGTTGATTATGAGTATGAACTAAGAGAGATGTTTCGTCATGTCAATCCCGGTCTGCCTAGCACATTTCCAATGTAA
- a CDS encoding lipase family protein (COG:S;~EggNog:ENOG410PJ0X;~InterPro:IPR002921,IPR029058;~PFAM:PF01764;~go_process: GO:0006629 - lipid metabolic process [Evidence IEA]) → MTRRDTPKDGKAGNALRRFGAKLLLTKRPVVKTARVAATSSAGIQSSSSAPSSQHLTGTSRAAAEASNFLETVLATADPMTFTQECISDEYRIKLEKLPIHKVEKTDNAEPFQTTDDTWRLIELAAEKSVNAYFESPELPPDSPVFELTPRGDSKRILGTVVDSVLVVAVRGSTSVMDWMVNGNGEPITPSQSIGEPEAGYHKGYLAVAEAMQARLAEEVRAAVGAPGDMDLLFTGHSAGGGMAQLFYAMAASKSSSRTIATVVPNFRRVHCIVFGTPPIATIPIRPPSRDPFQSGIFLSIINEGDPVPLLQQGYLS, encoded by the exons ATGACAAGAAGAGATACACCGAAAGACGGGAAGGCTGGAAATGCCCTCAGAAGATTCGGAGCGAAACTCTTGTTAACCAAGCGCCCGGTTGTTAAGACAGCCAGAGTGGCTGCTACATCCAGCGCGGGGATACAGAGCTCGAGCAGTGCTCCCTCTTCCCAGCACTTGACCGGTACATCAAGGGCTGCCGCGGAGGCTTCGAATTTTCTGGAAACAGTTCTCGCAACTGCCGACC CAATGACCTTCACACAAGAATGCATCTCGGATGAATACCGTATCAAGCTTGAAAAGCTACCAATTCACAAAGTCGAGAAAACGGACAACGCGGAACCATTTCAAAC GACTGACGACACATGGCGACTTATTGAACTAGCAGCCGAGAAGTCAGTTAATGCTTACTTTGAATCACCCGAATTGCCTCCCGACTCCCCGGTCTTTGAGCTGACGCCCAGGGGAGACTCAAAGAGAATTCTCGGGACTGTAGTGGACTCTGTGCTAGTTGTGGCAGTTCGCGGATCAACCAGCGTAATGGACTGGATGGTGAATGGAAATGGCGAGCCAATAACCCCTTCCCAG AGCATTGGAGAACCAGAAGCCGGATATCATAAGGGGTATCTCGCTGTTGCCGAAGCGATGCAAGCGCGACTTGCCGAAGAAGTTCGTGCGGCAGTGGGGGCACCAGGAGATATGGATCTCCTTTTCACGGGCCattctgctggtggtgggatggCACAGCTGTTCTATGCCATGGCAGCCTCAAAGTCATCGAGCCGTACCATCGCAACCGTAGTACCTA ATTTCCGACGGGTTCATTGCATTGTATTTGGCACCCCACCGATCGCTACTATCCCCATCCGCCCGCCAAGCCGCGACCCATTCCAGTCAGGAATATTCCTGAGCATAATAAACGAAGGAGACCCCGTTCCACTGCTCCAGCAGGGCTACTTGTCCTGA
- a CDS encoding uncharacterized protein (COG:S;~EggNog:ENOG410PWRG): MFTGNGALMTCEHANPNLKNNPTDSSAPFFSADTDPLYHFTCSRMEGAPQKRNTKHGIPATPKTIVKELRRLYWVAVRDEVQNMIRFYCEMKKAAYQPHVPPRLECDNFEKMFNIWVGSQPNFDKAAGSSLYHETLQRAQEHLNEPESNDHRYARLILQSSSLLDIDILYEPTQLSQDYLNMQPNLPNVKCAITNDANTTRVMRPRLYGISCSACGQLIQSKVYYECMHDCEPYIRYEYEYTKHEWQERRFDTASMNSTPRLRYFCAPCKNRVEVCQPGHHLRLVHYEDPDIPAIIELRAQLNKYINMNEHEILEDESAKEDESESEDESESEDESEREDESGIEDESGRREKDHAKGNYTGKKQKQDTNLPAASKFSWRERLAMKILKEAETKGSISQFLRTWALMLKGNLAPAGNFHLSFMFGPLIFESGLKRINHGMRVSPRMPPSLLSQTIGEAQKVSCPFFYRHKETKRLEFQYKKIKIKQRPLLACVKRVYGGAFSGYPESARLRQARVIDTFVKEANAFGSIAMTKMAQVRANLLSKAAGRVNRALKECLGGEVNKHLDRIVRILLVGGRRVAENLGQIFRFHHNGPWITLNGFEHTLVCPLFLKKAKTVRG; encoded by the exons ATGTTTACCGGTAATGGGGCCCTCATGACCTGTGAGCACGCAAATCCAAACCTCAAGAACAATCCAACAGACTCTTCAgcgcccttcttctctgccGACACAGATCCACTATACCACTTCACCTGTAGCAGAATGGAGGGTGCCCCTCAGAAACGAAATACGAAACACGGAATTCCTGCAACACCCAAAACCATCGTAAAAGAACTCAGGAGGCTTTATTGGGTTGCTGTACGGGATGAAGTTCAGAACATGATCAGATTCTACTGCGAGATGAAAAAGGCCGCTTATCAACCTCATGTCCCTCCCAGATTGGAATGTGATAACTTCGAGAAGATGTTCAATATCTGGG TTGGTAGTCAACCCAACTTCGACAAAGCCGCTGGTTCAAGCCTCTACCACGAGACCTTGCAAAGAGCCCAAG AGCACCTGAATGAGCCGGAGAGCAATGATCACCGCTATGCACGCCTTATCCTGCAGTCCTCAA GCCTTCTGGATATTGACATTCTTTACGAACCTACTCAACTATCTCAAGACTACCTAAATATGCAACCAAACCTCCCCAATG TCAAGTGTGCCATAACGAACGACGCAAATACCACCAGAGTAATGAGACCAAGGCTCTACGGAATCTCGTGTAGTGCATGCGGTCAACTCATCCAATCGAAGGTTTACTACGAGTGTATGCATGACTGCGAGCCTTACATCCGGTACGAGTATGAGTATACCAAGCATGAGTGGCAGGAACGCAGGTTCGACACAGCCTCCATGAACTCCACGCCACGTCTTCGGTATTTTTGTGCGCCATGTAAGAACAGAGTTGAGGTCTGTCAGCCAGGCCACCATCTCCGCCTGGTACACTATGAGGATCCAGATATTCCTG CTATCATAGAGCTACGGGCTCAACTGAACAAGTACATAAATATGAATGAACATGAGATATTAGAAGACGAGAGCGCCAAGGAAGACGAGAGCGAGAGTGAAGACGAGAGCGAGAGTGAAGACGAAagtgagagggaagatgaaaGTGGGATAGAGGATGaaagtgggaggagggaaaaggaccACGCAAAGGGAAATTAcacggggaagaagcagaaacaggATACAAATCTTCCAGCCGCTTCTAAGTTCTCCTGGCGAGAAAGACTGGCCATGAAAATACTCAAGGAAGCAGAGACGAAGGGATCCATATCCCAATTTCTGCGTACTTGGGCACTGATGCTCAAAGGAAACCTAGCCCCCGCTGGAAACTTCCATCTGTCGTTCATGTTTGGGCCTCTAATATTCGAGTCTGGGCTGAAAAG AATCAATCATGGCATGCGCGTATCTCCCAGAATGCCACCATCTTTACTCTCCCAAACCATCGGCGAAGCGCAGAAAGTGTCATGTCCATTCTTCTACCGGCACAAGGAAACCAAGCGACTGGAATTTCAGTACAAGAAGATAAAGATCAAGCAACGGCCCTTGCTTGCCTGCGTTAAGCGTGTATATGGCGGCGCATTCTCGGGCTATCCCGAGTCTGCCCGCCTTCGACAGGCCAGAGTTATTGACACCTTTGTGAAAGAGGCAAATGCCTTTGGAAGTATCGCAATGACGAAAATGGCGCAGGTCAGAGCGAATCTACTCAGCAAAGCCGCGGGCAGGGTGAACCGCGCCCTCAAAGAATgcttgggaggggaggtcaACAAACATCTGGATCGGATTGTTAGAATACTTCTTGTAGGGGGGCGACGAGTGGCGGAAAACCTAGGTCAGATTTTTAGGTTTCATCATAATGGGCCTTGGATCACACTGAACGGGTTTGAGCACACGCTTGTTTGTCCACTATTTCTCAAGAAAGCAAAGACTGTGCGGGGCTGA
- a CDS encoding Zn(II)2Cys6 transcription factor (COG:S;~EggNog:ENOG410PPE5;~InterPro:IPR036864,IPR021858,IPR001138;~PFAM:PF00172;~go_function: GO:0000981 - DNA-binding transcription factor activity, RNA polymerase II-specific [Evidence IEA];~go_function: GO:0008270 - zinc ion binding [Evidence IEA];~go_process: GO:0006355 - regulation of transcription, DNA-templated [Evidence IEA]), with product MFNSIAVPQNNPASMAISRLDQRKASRRSHQKSRSGCRNCKRRHIKCDELRPQCSNCMNHSVNCDYSASTGIDRQSLSARASRSTLPAKPDRLINWIFVPSLYQSPPKTPSPDSIARSVTPTSTSAQYSPSSSSSRSTPSPSSFQPIPAPTTFDFHDFTLHHHYLTSTCYTLAEDDGSFHFWRDEVPKMAISHPFILHLILALAGLHKARVDTVDTDNTFSNPGANDSWLVNRAEHHSAKGLSELLSLLAHVSPNNIAAVWAGATILCFLPMARGPRPGDYLFFSIGTDHESMVQWPSLVKGVKTLSGMSGDIKPRGDKCGSSRVDQGGMASGINYRGLLQALRERILLHGKQRGELHARELSDCYINAIAMLERVLDETHGEKQDGEENNTGRLAMIIYDWICCFEPALDAFQNKDPVAMILLAYFLVLMKLHDGVWFARGWAEHIMGGIEECLGQDDRRWLQWPMKQIGMRKDAGSKFYAAEEE from the exons ATGTTCAACTCGATAGCAGTGCCACAGAACAATCCCGCATCAATGGCAATCAGCAGGCTGGACCAGCGTAAGGCCTCGCGTCGGTCACACCAGAAGTCGCGGTCAGGCTGCCGCAACTGCAAAAGACGACACATTAAG TGCGATGAATTACGACCACAATGCTCTAATTGCATGAACCACTCAGTCAATTGTGATTACTCTGCTTCAACCGGGATAGACAGGCAATCGCTATCAGCAAGAGCCTCCCGGTCTACATTACCAGCAAAGCCGGACCGCCTCATCAACTGGATCTTCGTCCCATCTCTCTATCAAAGCCCACCGAAAACCCCAAGTCCTGACTCTATTGCCAGATCAGTTACCCCAACTTCAACTAGCGCTCAATATTCcccgtcttcatcctccagtcGGTCAACTCCCTCGCCATCCTCTTTCCAACCCATCCCCGCCCCTACAACATTTGACTTTCATGACTtcaccctccaccaccactacctaACCTCAACCTGTTACACACTCGCCGAAGATGACGGCAGTTTTCACTTCTGGCGTGATGAAGTCCCCAAAATGGCAATCTCGCATCCCTTCATCCTACATCTGATCCTGGCGCTAGCTGGGCTGCACAAGGCCAGGGTCGACACAGTCGACACCGACAACACATTTTCGAATCCCGGAGCAAATGATTCCTGGCTAGTAAACAGAGCAGAGCATCACTCTGCAAAAGGGCTAAGTGAACTATTGTCTCTTCTCGCTCATGTTAGCCCCAACAACATTGCGGCAGTGTGGGCGGGGGCCACCATTTTGTGTTTTCTGCCTATGGCTCGGGGTCCGCGACCGGGTGACTATTTGTTCTTTTCGATTGGCACTGATCATGAAAGCATGGTACAGTGGCCTTCTTTGGTGAAAGGAGTGAAAACACTTTCTGGAATGTCGGGTGATATCAAGCCTCGGGGGGACAAATGTGGCTCATCTCGAGTTGATCAAGGGGGCATGGCGTCAGGAATAAACTACCGGGGATTGTTACAGGCCTTGAGGGAGCGGATTCTTCTGCATGGCAAACAGCGCGGAGAACTGCACGCCCGGGAACTGAGCGACTGTTATATTAATGCCATTGCTATGTTGGAGCGCGTGCTCGATGAGACGCATGGGGAAAAGcaagatggggaagagaataATACTGGCAGGTTGGCGATGATTATATACGATTGGATTTGTTGCTTCGAGCCTGCACTGGATGCCTTCCAGAACAAAGACCCGGTAGCAATGATACTGCTGGCTTACTTTCTCGTGCTTATGAAATTACATGACGGAGTGTGGTTCGCTCGGGGCTGGGCGGAGCATATTATGGGGGGTATTGAGGAATGCTTGGGTCAAGATGATCGTCGGTGGCTACAATGGCCGATGAAGCAGATTGGAATGCGCAAGGATGCAGGTAGTAAATTCTAtgcagcggaagaagaataa
- a CDS encoding uncharacterized protein (TransMembrane:1 (i21-41o)) has protein sequence MCRLLQLRQPDRDFWCDRREALRWSSLLIAIDAGLFCGTAIELNMELVWMGKCLEGPSQAALEPGGPRQPGGCASGSNLANLMTHTLARGNILGTFKNLDGYMMATI, from the coding sequence ATGTGTCGTCTTTTGCAGTTGCGGCAGCCTGACCGCGACTTCTGGTGTGACCGACGCGAGGCCTTACGCTGGTCCAGCCTGCTGATTGCCATTGATGCGGGATTGTTCTGTGGCACTGCTATCGAGTTGAACATGGAGCTGGTTTGGATGGGAAAATGTCTCGAGGGACCATCTCAGGCAGCCCTGGAGCCTGGAGGGCCGCGCCAGCCTGGTGGCTGTGCCAGTGGATCAAACTTGGCTAATCTGATGACCCACACTTTGGCCCGGGGTAACATCTTGGGCACATTTAAGAATCTGGATGGTTACATGATGGCCACGATATAG
- a CDS encoding uncharacterized protein (COG:S;~EggNog:ENOG410PU0E), which produces MALTAEFTNTKFEARTDGYLADSSGDIKAIVEVKPMLRQTKEPQIGIQESHQMVAGLLMDYKSSLPARRNKPRIIISQDRQEIYISVAKYDDNYIAYLQTRNNQSNPFMTMHQFGPWNTHSAAAMRELGPILLAISLRAREY; this is translated from the exons ATGGCATTGACTGCGGAATTTACGAATACAAAGTTCGAAGCCAGAACAGATGGCTATCTCGCGGATTCCAGTGGGGATATCAAGGCCATCGTCGAGGTTAAGCCTATGCTAAGACAGACGAAGGAGCCCCAAATTGGCATCCAAGAGAGTCACCAAATGGTGGCTGGGCTATTAATGGACTACAAATCATCTTTACCTGCACGCCGAAATAAGCC CCGCATTATAATATCACAAGATAGACAGGAGATCTATATCTCCGTGGCCAAATACGACGATAATTACATTGCCTATCTTCAAACTAGAAATAATCAAAGTAACCCATTCATGACCATGCATCAGTTTGGCCCTTGGAATACTCATAGCGCCGCTGCCATGCGGGAATTAGGTCCGATTCTTCTAGCTATCAGCCTTCGTGCGCGAGAATACTAG
- a CDS encoding uncharacterized protein (COG:O;~EggNog:ENOG410PK6V;~InterPro:IPR000641,IPR003959,IPR027417,IPR041627;~PFAM:PF00004,PF17866;~go_function: GO:0005524 - ATP binding [Evidence IEA];~go_function: GO:0016887 - ATPase activity [Evidence IEA]), with amino-acid sequence MKEVRVSCFPEASEVAIEMIRHALVSPRFANARHVEQIVENAQLSCQRRYLSDSSMDPTILTAEDFSKVWNRVLDVEEEYRKLFSSVTGCGSFVEQLLDDIRIANPTIIGNLDFREQIPLIYIFRGARGTGKASTARRMGEIFHHMRFFATPEVIEYSVSDLVGEYPGDTGLKVLDLFDRALGKVLLIDKVHLLVDTIDH; translated from the exons ATGAAAGAGGTTCGGGTTTCCTGCTTTCCTGAGGCAAGCGAGGTAGCAATAGAGATGATACGACACGCCTTGGTATCCCCTCGCTTTGCCAACGCTCGTCACGTTGAGCAAATTGTGGAAAATGCACAGTTATCTTGCCAAAGACGCTATCTGTCCGACTCCAGTATGGATCCAACAATTTTGACTGCGGAAGACTTCTCCAAAGTCTGGAACCGGGTTCTcgatgtggaagaggaatACCGAAAGCTTTTCTCCAGTGTAACAGGCTGCGGCTCCTTTGTTGAACAGCTATTAGACGACATACGAATCGCCAATCCAACTATCATAGGGAACCTCGACTTCAGAGAACAAATCCCGCTCATTTATATTTTCCGAGGAGCACGAG GTACTGGTAAAGCTTCGACTGCACGGCGAATGGGCGAAATATTTCATCACATGAGATTTTTCGCTACCCCTGAAGTTATAGAATACTCTGTCTCCGATCTCGTTGGGGAGTATCCAGGCGACACAGGGCTTAAGGTCCTTGACCTATTTGACCGGGCCTTGGGGAAGGTCTTACTCATAGACAAAGTTCATCTCCTCGTTGACACGATCGATCATTGA